Proteins co-encoded in one Anabas testudineus chromosome 8, fAnaTes1.2, whole genome shotgun sequence genomic window:
- the nptx1l gene encoding neuronal pentraxin 1 like: MQTPKTGICWRLFLFSCLFLESSSQDFGGQTQFICTSVPKDMDICAATLQNSVPGEDLKTTVMQLRETVLQQKETIMNQKETIRELTSKLARCESQSGIEPGDARPGGRRKEAGTKNTMGDVSRGPADTLTQLSQTLQSLKQRLENLEQFSRSNNSVQANSLKDLLQSKIDDLEKQVLSRVNSIEEGKPGLRNETEQRGRVESTLTSLHQRITDLEKGQRENRPLDKFQLTFPLRTNYMYAKVKKSLPEMYALTVCMWLKSNASPGVGTPFSYAVPGQANELVLIEWGNNPMEILINDKVAKLPFLINDGKWHHICVTWTTRDGVWEAFQDGVKRGSGENLAPYHPIKPQGLLILGQEQDTLGGGFDATQAFVGDLANFHIWDRKLSVGEIYNLATCSSKAQVGNVFAWMETSLDIYGGASKWTFEACRQLN, translated from the exons ATGCAGACCCCAAAGACCGGAATCTGTTGGAgactttttctattttcctgCCTGTTTTTGGAGAGTTCCTCTCAAGACTTTGGCGGACAGACGCAGTTCATTTGCACGTCCGTACCCAAGGATATGGACATATGCGCAGCCACTTTGCAGAATAGTGTGCCAGGAGAGGACTTGAAGACCACCGTTATGCAGCTGCGGGAGACGGTTTTGCAGCAGAAAGAGACGATCATGAACCAAAAAGAGACGATCAGAGAACTGACCTCCAAGTTGGCTCGGTGTGAGAGCCAGAGCGGCATCGAGCCCGGGGACGCGCGGCCCGGGGGCAGGAGGAAAGAAGCTGGGACCAAAAACACAATGGGGGATGTGTCGAGGGGCCCCGCTGACACTTTGACGCAACTATCACAGACTTTACAGTCGCTGAAGCAGAGACTAGAAAACCTGGAG CAATTTAGCAGAAGTAATAACTCGGTGCAGGCGAACAGCCTCAAAGACCTGCTCCAAAGTAAAATCGACGACTTGGAGAAGCAGGTACTGTCCCGAGTGAACAGCATCGAGGAGGGAAAACCCGGACTCCGGAATGAGACGGAGCAGCGTGGACGAGTGGAGTCCACCCTCACCTCTCTACACCAGAGGATCACCGACCTGGAGAAAG gtcaaagagaaaacaggcCCCTGGATAAATTCCAGCTCACATTCCCACTGAGAACCAACTACATGTACGCAAAAGTGAAGAAGAGTTTGCCGGAGATGTACGCGCTCACCGTGTGCATGTGGCTCAAGTCCAACGCGTCTCCTGGAGTGGGCACCCCGTTCTCTTACGCAGTCCCTGGTCAAGCCAACGAGCTGGTCCTCATAGAGTGGGGAAACAACCCGATGGAAATCCTAATAAATGACAAG GTCGCAAAGCTGCCGTTTCTCATCAACGATGGAAAGTGGCATCACATCTGTGTGACCTGGACCACTCGTGATGGTGTTTGGGAAGCTTTCCAAGATGGTGTCAAGAGAGGGAGTGGAGAAAATCTGGCTCCATATCACCCTATCAAACCACAGGGACTCCTCATCCTTGGTCAAGAGCag GACACGCTCGGAGGAGGATTTGACGCCACACAGGCCTTCGTTGGAGACCTGGCAAATTTTCACATCTGGGATCGGAAACTATCCGTAGGAGAGATTTATAATCTAGCGACTTGCAGCAGCAAAGCACAAGTGGGCAACGTTTTTGCATGGATGGAGACCAGCCTTGATATTTATGGAGGTGCCTCCAAGTGGACATTCGAAGCTTGTCGCCAGCTCAACTGA